The following is a genomic window from bacterium.
AACAATTATTCAACCAGTAAAAAAGATAACTCTTGAAGACCTTTATAAGGAAATTGAAAAAGGAATTATAAAAGAATTAAAAATTATTTTAAAATGTGATACTTCTGGTTCAATTGATGCAATTAAAGAAGCAATAAGCAAGGTTCCCCAAAATGAAGTAGAAATAAATATTCTACATAGTGGAACAGGACAAATTTCTGAGTCAGATGTTTTGCTTGCAGATGCTTCTAATGGTATAGTAATTGGATTTAATGTAGCAATTGAACCAAAAGCAAAGGACCTGGCAAAAAAAGAACATGTTGAAGTAAAAACATACAATATAATTTATGACCTTATAGATGATTTATCAAAATCAATTGAAGGTATGTTAATACCAGAAACAAAAGAAACCCTTACTGGGCAGGCAATTGTAAAAAAGGTTTTTAAAGTTGGAAAAAATTTAGCAGTTGCAGGATGCCTTGTAGTTGATGGAAAAGTAATTATAAATTCAAAAGCAAAAGTTGTTAGAGATGGACAGATTATATATGAGGGTTCACTTGTTAGTTTGAAAAGATTTAAAGAAAGTGTAAGAGAAGTTCCTAAAAATACTGAATGTGGAATTATAGTTTCTGATTTTACCAATTTTAAGGAAGGAGATATAATTCAGTCATATATAGAGGAAGAAGTTCCAAAAAATTTAACAAAAGAAAGAAAATGAGCGAGTGTATTTTTTGTCAAATTATAAAAGGGCAAATTCCAGCAGAAAAGGTCTATGAAGATGATGATTGTATAGGAATAAAGGATGTAAATCCACAGGCACCTGTTCATATTTTAGTAATACCTAAAAAACACATTGATAAGTTATACAATTTAGAAGATGAAAAATTACTTGGTAAAATGTTAATTGTTTGTTCAAAAGTTGCAGAAATGTTTAGTATAAAAGAAAATGGATACAGAATTGTTATAAATACTAATAAGTTTGCTGGACAAAGTGTTGAGCATTTACATTACCATTTAATGGGTGGCAGAATAATGAATTGGCCACCTGGTTGATAAATAGTAAATTAAAAATGGAAAATGTAAAATTCAAAATTATAACTTAAAATTTAAAAAGTTTTTATCTTTTGCAATTTTCAATTTTACACTTTATTTTTACGCTTTACATTTTACATTATTAAAACATTGTGCTTTGCTAAAAAACTTTTTTAATATTTTTATAATATGACAAAAGAAATTAGAATAAAAAATGTAAAAATAGGTGGAGAAAATATTTTTTGTTTAATAGGTGGACCATGCATTATTGAAAACGAAGAAATTGTTTTCCAAACAGCAGAGACACTTAAAAATATATGTGAAAAACATCAAATCCCGTTTATATTCAAAGCATCTTTTGACAAAGCAAATAGAACATCAATAAACTCATATAGAGGACCTGGAATTGAAAAAGGACTTGAAATTTTAAATAATGTAAAAGAAAAACTTAATATCCCGATAACAACAGATGTTCATTGTATAGAGCAAATAGAAAAAGTTGCAAAAGTTGTGAACCTTTTACAAATTCCTGCATTTCTTTCAAGACAGACGGACCTTATAATTGAGGCAGGAAAAACAGGTAAACCAGTAAATATCAAAAAAGGGCAATTTCTTGCTCCTTGGGATATTAAAAATATAATTGAAAAATTTGAATCAACAGGAAACAAAAACCTTTTAATAACAGAAAGAGGTGTCTGTTTTGGATATAACAATCTTGTAGTTGATTTCACAGGTATTCCAATTATGAGGTGCCTTGGATATCCTGTTATTTTTGATGCCACTCATAGTGTTCAAAAACCAGGTGGAATGGGAAAAAAATCAGGAGGAAATAGAGAGCTTGTTCCATATCTTGCAAAGGCAGCCATTGCAGTTGGAGTAGATGGTATATTTATGGAAATTCATCCTGAACCAGAAAAGGCACTATCGGATGGACCAAATATGTTAAAATTAGAGGATGTTGAAGAACTTTTGATAATTTTAAAAAATATTTATTATGCAATAAAAAAATGAGTAATTATATTCTCCGAATGACCTGGTCTGTATGACCTGGCGTAAAGAAAATTTACTTTATAAGAAATGTATTGTAATATTATAAGAGGAGAAGAAAATGAGTGAATTAAAAATAGAGGAAAGAATTAAAAAATTGCCGTTATATCTTCAAAAAGAAGTGGAGGATTTTATCAGTTTTCTGTTAGAAAAGCACCAAAAAATATCAGGGAAGAAATCACTCAGGACTGGGCTGATGCATTAAAACAATACCGTTCCAAGTACACTTCATTGGAACTTCAAAAAGAATCATTAAAGTGGAGAGGGGATTGATTAATGTACCTTGTTGATACTAATGTATGGTTAGAACGACTTCTTGACCAGAAAGAATTACCAGCAGTTAAAAATTTTTTAAATAAAATATCTTCTGAACTTCTTTTTATAATGGACTTTTATTTTCACTCAATTTCTCTAATTATGATTAAACTTGGACAACGAATAGGGAAATTCAATTTAGATTTTGATGATACATATCAATATGTATCTGCTGAAAAGTACGGTCTAACTCTTGTAAGTTTTGATAGTGATTTTGACAGTACTAAACCAGAGGAAATTATAAATATATAGCAGGTATAATTTTGGTATTAAGGAAAACCATTGAGATTGATTAAGGAAAGTAGCAAGTGTAAATGAAAGGTACAGAGACACAAAGTGAAAACCAAAAGATAAAATTCCCCCTCACCTCCATCCTCTCCCCTGTGGGGAGAGGCAGAAAGAGAGAGGGATATTTCCTGCTCCCTTGGAGGAGAAAGCTCGCCCGTAGAGCTACGGGCGAGGGTGGAAATGAGGGGAAACTTTTCTCTCTGCTCTACACTTAAATATGAACAGGTTTTATTAATAATTTACTAAAAAAATGAGTAAAAAAGAAATAATAGAATTTGGGAAAAGAATTATTGAAATTGAATGTCAGAATCTGGAAAGAGTAAAAGAGAATTTAGGAGATAGTTTTGCTGAGGCAGTTGAAACATTGAAATCATTAGAAGGGAAAGTTGTAATAACAGGAATGGGGAAAAGTGGTATTATTGGAAGAAAAATAGTTGGGACATTTGCATCAATCGGAATTTCTTCCATATTTCTTCACCCAGGTGATGCTGTTCATGGTGACCTTGGAGTTGTTTCTAAAAATGATGTAGTTCTTTTAATTTCAAATAGTGGAGAAACAGATGAACTAATTAGAATTGTCCCATCAATTAAAAAAATTGGTGCAAAAATTATATCAATAACTGCTACAACAAAATCAACACTTGGACAATATAGCGATATAGTAATTGAAACAGGAGAAATAACAGAAGCAGATAATTTTGGAATAATTCCATCTTCAAGTACAACCACTGCTCTTGTAATAGGAGATGCATTATCTTTAACTATTATGAACATAAAAAATATTAAAAAGCAGGACTTTGCATTTTTTCATCCAGCAGGGAATCTCGGAAAAAGGTTAATGTTAAGGGTTAAAGATATTATGCAAACAGGAGAAAATATTCCAATAGTTGATGAGAACAGGACACTTATTGATGGTATAAAAGAAATAAATAGAAAAAATTTGGGCTTTACACTTGCAATTAACAAAAATAACTGTTTAACAGGTATAATAACCGATGGAGATATAAGAAGATTACTTGCAAAAGACATAGATATTACGAAATTAAAAATTAAAGAGGTAATGATTAAAAACCCAAAAACAATTGATGAAGATATTCTGGCTGTAAAAGCAATGGAAATTATGGAAAAGTACGAAATTACGGCACTACCAATAGTTGATGAAAATAAAAAGATAAAAGGAGTGGTTCATTTACATGACCTTTTAGGAAAGAAGGAATTTGGAATTGAGTATTAAAAATATAAAAATTTTTATATCTGATGTTGATGGCGTAATGACAGATGGAGGGTTATTTTATATAAATGATTGCCTTTACAGAAAATTTAATGTAAAGGATGGTATTGGGATAAAAATGCTAAAAATTGTGGGAATAGAGATAGCAATTTTGAGCAGTAATGTTTCAGTTCAAACAAAAAATAGGTTTCTATCACTTGGGGTAAATTTGTATTTTGAAGGAATAAAAGAAAAAGATAAATTTATTGAAGGCTTTTTAAAGGAAAATAATTTACAGTGGGACAATGTATGTTATATGGGTGATGACTTACAGGATATAAAACCTATAAGAAAAGCATCTTTTTCAATATGTCCTTCTGATGCAGTTGAAGAAATTAAAGAAATAGTTAATTATGTTTGCAAAAGAAAGGGCGGAGAAGGTGCTTTTAGAGAAGGTGTTGAAAAACTTACAAAAAAAATAGGAAAATGGGAAAAAATAAAAAAAGAATATTTATTATAACAGTTTTGGCATTTTTTTGTATTTTAATTTTACCAGGGTGTAATAGAAAACAGGTAGAAAATAAAAAGATTGATGAAAGTCAATTAAAAAAATTTTCTTTTAAACAATTTTCTGAAAATTTTAATTTAACAATAATTGGAGAAGGAGCAGAAATAAATGAAAAAGATATAAAAGTAAATAGTCCATCTTTTTATATAAAAGGTGAGACAGACATTATAGAAATAAAAACAGGAAAAGAAGGAACTGCTGAGATAACAATACAGCCAGAAAACAAACAAATTCAAAATGTAGTTTTTACTGGAAATATAAAAATTACGCAAAAAGATAAAGTAAGCGGGAAAATAATAATGGAAGCAGAATGCGGTAAATTAACATATAATGATATGGCTAAAGAAATGATTATGGAAATTTCACCTGTAATAAAAAGAGAAAACAATATTTTTTCTGGAGAAAAAATTTATTACTTTTTAGAAAAGAACACTTTACAAATAAAAGGAAATGTAAATGTTAAAATTATTCCTGAAAAATAGTTTTATTTTTTGGTTTCTTATAAGTGGAATTTTTTGTTCTGCTGAAAATATTACTATAGGAAAATATAACAATTGTTCATCAGATGAAGTTAAAAAAGCACCTTATTCTGGAAACATATATATTAAAGAATCTCAAAATAAATATATAATTTTAGATATTGATGAATATCTTTCTGGTGTTCTTTCAGGAGAAATTGGTGAGGATTTCCCTTATGAAGCACTTAAAGCGCAGGCAGTTGTTTCAAGGACATATTTACTTTTCACATCAAAAAAAAATAAACAAAATGGGCTTTCCTATGATATAGAGAACTCAATTTATAACCAGGTCTATAAAGTATGTAATAGTCAAAAAATAAGAAATGCAGTTGATGAGACAAAGGACGAGATTTTAACTTTTAATGGAGAAATTGTAGAAGTCTTTTTTCATGCCTGTTGTGGAGGCAAAACTACTTCACCCTCATCTGTTTGGGGAGGAAATTATAATGGTAGTATAAATGGTATAATAGATGATTATTGTAAAGGAACACCATATTATTCATGGGAAAAGAAATATAGTAGCGATTATTTATCCGATATTTTCGGATTATATAATATAGATAAAATTGAAATTGTAGAAAAAGATGCATCTGGAAGAGTAAAAAATTTGAATTTAATTACAAAGGGTGGTAGAGTAATACAATTATCCGGACATAAATTTAGATTACAAATAAATTCAGCAACGAATGTATACTTTGAAAATCCATTACTTCTTCCGAGTACCATGTTTGATGTTGAAAAAAAAGATAATGATTTTATTTTTAGAGGGTATGGATATGGTCATGGAGTTGGACTATGTCAGTGGGGAGCAAAAAAGATGGCAGAAAGTGGAAAAAATTACAGAGAAATATTAAAATTCTTTTTTTCAGATATGGAAATCATATCATTGGGAGGGGGAGAAAATGAAAATTAATATACATTCAAATATAGAATTAGATGATAAATTTCAAGAGTACTTAAATAAAAAAGTTGAAAAATTAGAAAAGTTTATTTTTGATGAAGGTAATGCAGATATTTATATAAAAAAAGATGGTCCATTTTATATTTCTGAAATTGATATAAAAACAAAAAAGCATACTATTTTCTTGAAAGAAAAAGAGAAAAATATATCTAAATGTATAGACTTTCTAATTGACAAAACAAAAAGAAAATTGGCACAATTACACGATATAGTTATTGACAGAAGCAAAAAATAAGGTCATATTAAAAGAATCCAAAAGGAGGAGAAAAAATGAAAATAACTGATTTTCTTGATAAAAGATGTGTTATAATCGGAATGAGAAGTAGAACAAAAAAAGAAGCAATAAAAGAACTACTTACAAAATTGAAAGAAAATGGATTTATTAAGGATGAAAAAGAAATACTTGAAACAGTTATGGAAAGAGAAAAATTAGGCTCAACAGGAATAGGACAGGGAATTGCTGTCCCTCATGCTAAAAGTGACCAGATTGAAAATCTTGTTGCTGCCCTTGGTATTTCAAAAACAGGAATTGATTTCAATTCCTTAGATGGAGAACAAGTCAACATTGTCTTTCTCGTTCTTGCTCCCACTAAATCTGTTGGACTGCATCTTAAAGCACTTGCAAAGATTGCAAGATTGTTAAAAGACAGGGTCTTCAGAAATGCTTTGAAAGATGCTCAATCCCCAGAAGAAATAATTGATTTAATAAAAGAAGATGAACAAAAACTTAATAATGTAGGATAAAATTTTCTTCCTGTTATAAAAATTTTTATAAGGACTTGAAATATATGGAAAAATTAAAAGGAATTGGTGTCTTTTCCGATATAGTATTTGGGAAAGGCTTTGTCTGGAAAAATTTTTTTCTTTTGTCTCAGGAATACAAAATTCCCAAAAAAGATATTAAAGAAGAAATAAATAAATTGGATGAAGCAATTAAAAAAACAATTGAAGAAATTACTGCATTAAAAAAAAACTTAGAAGAAAGTATAGGAAAAGAATATGCAGATATATTCAACTTTCATCTTTCTATTCTTCAAGATAAAAATTTAAGAGATGAAACTGTAAAAATAATAAAAGAAGAACAACTTAATGTTGAAAGTTCTCTAAAAAAAGTAATTTTTAAATTAGGTGAAATATTTGGAAAAAGTGAAAAGGACTTTCTTAAAGATAGAAGAAGGGATATTCTTGATGTTGTTGAAAAAATTGTTTCAAATTTAAAAGATATACCCTCTATGAAAGTTATTGGCGAAGGAGAAATAATTGTTGCAGATGACTTATCACCATCTCAAATTGTAGCTCTCAACAGAAAACTTGTAAAAGGTATTGTTACTGACATAGGAAGTGAAACATCCCATATTGCAATTATGGTAAGGGCACTTGAAATTCCATCTGTTATTGGTGTAGGAGAAGCAACTAAAGTAATAAAAACAGGTGATGGACTAATTGTGGATGGGGAAGAAGGAATAGTTATAGTGAACCCAACCAACCAGGTAATAAATGAGTATAAAAAGAAAAAAGAGGAATTGAAGAAGAAAAGGAAAAAAATATCACTTTTAAAAAATTTAAAATGTAAAACAAAAGATAGAAAAGAAATAAAATTATTCGCTAATATTGCATTTCCTGAAGAAATCATTGTAGCAGAAAAAAATGGATATGATGGAATCGGTCTTTATAGAACAGAATATCTTTATATCAATAGAAAAAATTTACCGGATGAAGAAGAGCAATTTTATGCCTATAAAAATATTGCAGAAAGAGTTAAAAATAAACCAGTAATAATAAGAACAATAGATATAGGAGGAGATAAAATTCTTCCAGGTATCTTTGAAAAAAAAGAAACAAACCCATTTTTAGGGTGGAGAGGAATAAGATTTTGTTTGGACAGAAGAGATATATTTGAAACACAAATAAAAGCAATTTTGCGTGCTTCGGTTTATGGAGAAATTAAAATTATGTTTCCAATGGTTGCAACATTAGAAGAAGTAATTGAGGGGAAAAAAGTAATAGAAGATGTGAAAAAGAAATTAAAAAGAGAAAATAAAAAATTTAAAGAAATAGAATTAGGAACAATGATTGAAATACCATCTGCTGCTTTAATTTCTGATAAACTTGCAAAAGAAGTGGATTTTTTCTCTATTGGTTCTAATGACCTTATTCAATTTACTCTTGCAGTTGATAGGTTAAATGAAAAAATTACTCATCTTTATCAGCCCTGCCACCCATCTGTTTTAAAAATGGTTAAATTAACAATTGAAAATGCAGAGAAAAACAAAATTCAAGTAGGAATATGCGGTGAAATGGCTTCCATACCTGATATCGCCTGTCTACTCGTTGGTATGGGAATTGATGAATTAAGTATGGCTCCTATTTCAATACCACTGGTAAAAGAAAAACTTATAAATAAAAAATATCAGGACTTAAAGGAAATATCAGAAGAGGTTTTTAAATTTAATACAAATAATGAAATTATAAATTTCTTAAAAGAGGAATTAAAATAAGGGGGAAAACAAAAAATGATTGAAAAAGAGATAAAGAAAATTGATAAATCAAATATGCGTGATTTACTTATAAAATTTGGAGAGCATTGTATAAGTGGATATTCTCTTCTTCCCTCATTTATTCCTGAAAACATAAAATTTAACAAAATTATTTATTGCGGGATGGGCGGTTCTGCTATAAGTGGTGATATATTAAAATTTATTGTTGAAAAACATTCTCATATTCCTTTTGCAATAAGTAGAGATTACGATATACCTTCTTTTGCTGATAATGAAACAATTGTATTTATAACAAGTTATTCTGGAAATACAGAAGAAACTATTTCCACTTTTACACAGGCAATTGAAAAAAAAGCAAATACTTTTATTATTTCAAGCAATGGGGAATTAGAAAAATTATCAGTGGAAAAAAATTTACCATTTATAAAAATTCCTTCTGGGATGCCTCCAAGATGTGCTTTTGGATATTTGTTTTTTGCATCTTACAGAATATTACAACAATTTGGTCTCCTTCCAGAAATTGAGAAAAAACTTTTTCAAAAAATTGATGAAATTGTCAAATCATTTTCAGAGACAGAGAATAATTATGCTATTACCATAGCAAAAAAAATCCATAATAAAGTTCCTATTCTCTATTCGGATAATTTTATATTTGGATGCCTTTTGAGATGGAAAACACAAATTGCTGAGAATTCAAAAGCATTTTCATTTATAAATGTTTTCCCTGAAATGAATCATAATGAGATTATGTCTTTTCATTTTCCAGTGTGGTTCTTAAAGAAAATTATATGTTTATTTTTCATACATAATGAAGAAAATAATAGAACTAAAAAAAGATTTGAAATAACAGAAAAAATAATACAGGGAAAAGGAATTGAGACATTAAAAGTTGAAGGAAAAGGTAATTCACTTATAGAAAAAATGCTTTATTTTGTAATTCTTGGTGATTGGGTAAGTTATTATCTTTCTCTTTTAAATAAAATAGACCCAACTGAAATAAAAGAAATAATATATTTAAAAGACCAATTAAAAGGAGGAAAGTTTGAGTAAAACATTTTTATTTACATCTGAATCAGTAACCGAAGGACATCCGGATAAAATATGTGACCAGGTATCTGATACAATACTTGATGAGGTATTAAGTCAGGATAAAAATGGAAGGGTCGCATGTGAAACACTTACAACAAGAGGATTAATTTTTGTTGCAGGAGAAATTTCAACAAGGGGTTATGTTGAAATTCCATTTCTGGTAAAAAATATTCTTAAAGATATTGGTTATATAGAACCATCTTTTGGTTTTTACTATGATTCAATTGGAATTATAACTTCCATTCAAGAACAATCTCCCAATATAGCAATTGGTGTTAATAAAGGAGGAGCAGGAGACCAGGGAATGATGTTTGGATATGCAACAAATGAAACTCCTGAATTGATGCCTCTTCCAATAATTCTTGCTCATAAACTTACAAAACGGCTTGCAGAAGTGAGAAAGAAGAAGATTGTTGATTATTTAAGACCTGATGGAAAATCACAGGTAACTATTAAATATGAAAATGAAATACCAAAAACAGTTGAATGTGTTGTTTTATCTGCTCAACACAATCCTGAAATTTCTCATAAAAAGATAGTAGATGACTTAACTGAAACTGTTATAAATGATATAATACCTAATGAAATTCGCAGTAAGAAAACGAAAATTTTTATAAATCCAACAGGTATTTTTTCAATAGGTGGACCTATTGCTGATACTGGTGTAACTGGAAGAAAAATTATAGTTGATACTTATGGTGGAGTTGGCAGTCATGGAGGAGGATGTTTCTCAGGGAAAGACCCGACAAAAGTTGATAGGTCTGCTTCTTATTGTGCGAGATACCTTGCAAAAAATATAGTCGCAAGTGGTATTGCCAAAAGATGTGAAATACAACTTGCCTATGTAATTGGTTTAAAACAACCTGTCTCAATAATGGTAAATACATACAATACAGGAATTATCCCAGAAGAAAAAATATCAAAAATTATTAGAGAAAATTTCGACCTATCTCCTGCTGGTATTATCAAAAAATTTGACTTATTAAGACCAATTTATAGAAAAACAGCGTGTTATGGACACTTTGGAAGAGAAGAGAAAGAATTTAAATGGGAATATATAGATAGTGTTGATATGTTTAAAAAAAGTGCTTAGACAACTTATGTTGACTGAAAGTAGCGGTAGTAAGAATAAATTTAAAATTGAAAGTGTAAAAGTTAAAATTACAACATAAAATTTAAAACTTTCGTTTTTGTATTCTATCCGATAAAAAGTTCACCATACAACATGGCAAATCTGACATAGTTCCTGGCGCACATTACGGACCTGTCCGCTTTCTTTTTGGAGAATATTGAAACACTTTGTGACTATGTGCTTAAATAAGCATTGCTTATGAATATTTATATTTAAAAAGGAGACCTGATGGAATATTCAATAAAAGATATTGGTCTTTCAGAAACTGGGGAAAAAAGAGTTAATTGGGCTTACAATGAAATGAAAGTTATTTCCCTTTTAAGAAAGGAATTTTTAGGAAAAAATGCTTTTGCTGGAACAAAAATTGGGTGTTGTCTTCATATAACATCAGAGACAGCAAATCTTGTTATAAATTTCAAAAAAGCAGGAGGTGATGTATATCTATGTGCATCAAATCCATTAAGTACTCAGGATGATGTTGCAGCATATTTAGTAAAAGAAGAGAAAATACCTGTCTTTGGGAAAAAGGGAGAAAATGAAAAAGAATATTATGAAAACATAAAAAAAGTTATGGAAAAAAATCTCAATCTTGTTGTTGATGATGGAGGAGACCTTATTACTGCCCTTCACAGAAGTCCTGACTATGCTAAAAATATAATTGGAGCAACTGAAGAGACAACAACAGGAGTTATACGACTAAAAAATATGGCAAAAAAGGGAATATTAAAATTCCCTGTTATTGCAGTAAATGATGCAAAAACAAAGCATTTTTTTGATAACAGATATGGAACCGGGCAATCAACAATTGATGGTATTTTAAGAAGTACAAATATACTTCTTGCAGGGAAAATTGCTGTTGTTTGTGGATATGGATGGTGCGGAAGAGGTATTGCAAAAAGGTTTGCTGGAATGGGCGCAAAAGTTATAATATGTGAGGTGAACCCATTAACCGCATTAGAAGCAACAATGGATGGTTTTTTTGTTATGCCAATATCAAAAGCAGCAGAAATAGGAGATATTTTTATAACAGCAACAGGAAATAGTAGTGTAATTACAATAAAAGAAATAATGAAAATGAAGGATGGAGCAATTCTTGGAAATTCTGGACATTTCAATGTAGAAATAGATGTAAAAGAACTTGAAAAAATAGGGAAAAAAATAAGAATAAGAGAACAATTAGACCAGTACACTCTCCCGAATGGAAAAAAAATTTATTTATTAGGAGAAGGACGGCTCTTAAATCTTGCATGTGCAGAAGGACATCCTTCATCAGTTATGGATATGAGTTTTGCCAATCAATTCCTTTCTCACCTGTACCTAAAAACGCATCCTAACTTAAAACCAGATGTTTATGATGTCCCTGAGGAAATTGATAAAAAAATTGCTGAATTGAAATTAAAATCACTTAATATAAAAATTGATAAATTAACCAGAGAACAAAAAGAATATCTTAATTCATGGAAAACAGGAACATAAAGAATTAATTTTTATGGAAAAAATAAAAAGAGTTGGAGTAACAGGTATATTTGGCTCTGGAAAATCAACAGTAACTTCAATTTTTAAAAAATATGGGATAGAAGTTATTTCCTGTGATGAGATAGTACATTTTCTTCTTGAAAAAGAAAATATAAAAAAGAAACTCATCAAAATTTTCGGAAAAGAAATAGTTAAAGATGGGAAAATTGATAGAAAAAAAATAAGTGATATAATTTTTAAAAATAAACTCAAAAAAAAAGAACTTGAAAATTTAATTCACCCACTCGTCTTTAAGGAAATAGATAAAAAAATAAAAAGAGATATTGACAAAATAAAAAAGAAAGGTATAATAATCGTAGAAATTCCTCTTTTATTTGAAACAAAATCAGAAAAAAAGTTTGATTTTATTTTAGTTGTGAGTGCATCTCCTGAAATAATCAAAGAAAGACTAAAAGAAAAATTTAGTAGTAAAGAAGTCGAATTAAGATGGAGAAATCAGATTCCTCTAATATATAAAGAAAAAAATGCAAACTTTGTTATTGATAATTCTGGAACAATTAGTCAAACCGAAAAAATTGTTAAAGAAATAATTAAAAAAATCATATCACAATAAAATTATAAATGAAAATTTCTCTTATTTTTCTTCAATTATCCATGAAAAATAAAAAGTTAAGAAAAAAACTAATTAAAATTTGGCAATATTCCAACAAATATGGGGAGGAAAAATGGATCAAAAAGAAATAAATGTTTCAAATCTTATTACATTGACAATCCCAAAACTTCAAAAGATAGCAAAAGAAATGGGAATTAATGGAATAAGTGGACTGAAAAAAGATGAATTGGTGTACAAAATAATGGAAACACAAATAAACAAAAATGGAGTTTTATTTGGAGAGGGAGTTCTTGAGATTTTACCAGATGGTTTTGGTTTTTTAAGGATGCCAAGTTACAATTATCTTCCAGGTCCTGATGATATTTATGTCTCCCCATCTCAAATAAAAAAATTTGGACTTAAAACAGGTGATAATGTTTCAGGACAAATAAGACCACCAAAAGATAGCGAAAAATATTTTGCACTTTTAAAAGTTGAAATGGTAAATGGTCAACCGACTGAAAAACTACAAAGTAGAATTCCCTTTGAAGAACTAACTCCTATACATCCCAATAAAAGGTTTATACTTGAAACAACTTCTGATGAAATTACAACAAGAGTAATTGATTTAGTTACTCCGATTGGTAAAGGACAAAGAGGTCTTATTGTTTCTCCACCTCGTGCTGGAAAAACAGTAATTCTGCAAAAAATAGCAAATGCAATCGCTGAAAATAACCCAGAAGTAGTTCTTATTGTTTTGCTTGTTGCAGAAAGGCCAGAAGAAGTTACAGAAATGAGACGTCTTGTAAAGGGAGAAGTTATAAGTGCCACTTTTGATGAAGCACCTGAAAGGCATATACAGGTATCGGAAATTGCCTTAGAAAAAGCGAAACGACTTGTTGAACATAAAAATGATGTTGTAATACTTCTTGACAGTATTACACGACTTGCAAGAGCATATAATGTTTTAGTTCCACATAGTGGAAAAATCATGACAGGTGGTCTTGAATCAACTGCACTTGATAAACCAAAACGATTTTTTGGTGCTGCAAGAAACATAGAAGAAGGCGGAAGCTTAACAATAATTGGAACTGCCCTGATTGACACAGGAAGCAAAATGGATGATGTTATTTTTGAGGAATTTAA
Proteins encoded in this region:
- the ptsP gene encoding phosphoenolpyruvate--protein phosphotransferase — protein: MEKLKGIGVFSDIVFGKGFVWKNFFLLSQEYKIPKKDIKEEINKLDEAIKKTIEEITALKKNLEESIGKEYADIFNFHLSILQDKNLRDETVKIIKEEQLNVESSLKKVIFKLGEIFGKSEKDFLKDRRRDILDVVEKIVSNLKDIPSMKVIGEGEIIVADDLSPSQIVALNRKLVKGIVTDIGSETSHIAIMVRALEIPSVIGVGEATKVIKTGDGLIVDGEEGIVIVNPTNQVINEYKKKKEELKKKRKKISLLKNLKCKTKDRKEIKLFANIAFPEEIIVAEKNGYDGIGLYRTEYLYINRKNLPDEEEQFYAYKNIAERVKNKPVIIRTIDIGGDKILPGIFEKKETNPFLGWRGIRFCLDRRDIFETQIKAILRASVYGEIKIMFPMVATLEEVIEGKKVIEDVKKKLKRENKKFKEIELGTMIEIPSAALISDKLAKEVDFFSIGSNDLIQFTLAVDRLNEKITHLYQPCHPSVLKMVKLTIENAEKNKIQVGICGEMASIPDIACLLVGMGIDELSMAPISIPLVKEKLINKKYQDLKEISEEVFKFNTNNEIINFLKEELK
- a CDS encoding bifunctional phosphoglucose/phosphomannose isomerase yields the protein MIEKEIKKIDKSNMRDLLIKFGEHCISGYSLLPSFIPENIKFNKIIYCGMGGSAISGDILKFIVEKHSHIPFAISRDYDIPSFADNETIVFITSYSGNTEETISTFTQAIEKKANTFIISSNGELEKLSVEKNLPFIKIPSGMPPRCAFGYLFFASYRILQQFGLLPEIEKKLFQKIDEIVKSFSETENNYAITIAKKIHNKVPILYSDNFIFGCLLRWKTQIAENSKAFSFINVFPEMNHNEIMSFHFPVWFLKKIICLFFIHNEENNRTKKRFEITEKIIQGKGIETLKVEGKGNSLIEKMLYFVILGDWVSYYLSLLNKIDPTEIKEIIYLKDQLKGGKFE
- the metK gene encoding methionine adenosyltransferase, with the translated sequence MSKTFLFTSESVTEGHPDKICDQVSDTILDEVLSQDKNGRVACETLTTRGLIFVAGEISTRGYVEIPFLVKNILKDIGYIEPSFGFYYDSIGIITSIQEQSPNIAIGVNKGGAGDQGMMFGYATNETPELMPLPIILAHKLTKRLAEVRKKKIVDYLRPDGKSQVTIKYENEIPKTVECVVLSAQHNPEISHKKIVDDLTETVINDIIPNEIRSKKTKIFINPTGIFSIGGPIADTGVTGRKIIVDTYGGVGSHGGGCFSGKDPTKVDRSASYCARYLAKNIVASGIAKRCEIQLAYVIGLKQPVSIMVNTYNTGIIPEEKISKIIRENFDLSPAGIIKKFDLLRPIYRKTACYGHFGREEKEFKWEYIDSVDMFKKSA
- the ahcY gene encoding adenosylhomocysteinase — protein: MEYSIKDIGLSETGEKRVNWAYNEMKVISLLRKEFLGKNAFAGTKIGCCLHITSETANLVINFKKAGGDVYLCASNPLSTQDDVAAYLVKEEKIPVFGKKGENEKEYYENIKKVMEKNLNLVVDDGGDLITALHRSPDYAKNIIGATEETTTGVIRLKNMAKKGILKFPVIAVNDAKTKHFFDNRYGTGQSTIDGILRSTNILLAGKIAVVCGYGWCGRGIAKRFAGMGAKVIICEVNPLTALEATMDGFFVMPISKAAEIGDIFITATGNSSVITIKEIMKMKDGAILGNSGHFNVEIDVKELEKIGKKIRIREQLDQYTLPNGKKIYLLGEGRLLNLACAEGHPSSVMDMSFANQFLSHLYLKTHPNLKPDVYDVPEEIDKKIAELKLKSLNIKIDKLTREQKEYLNSWKTGT
- the coaE gene encoding dephospho-CoA kinase (Dephospho-CoA kinase (CoaE) performs the final step in coenzyme A biosynthesis.); the protein is MEKIKRVGVTGIFGSGKSTVTSIFKKYGIEVISCDEIVHFLLEKENIKKKLIKIFGKEIVKDGKIDRKKISDIIFKNKLKKKELENLIHPLVFKEIDKKIKRDIDKIKKKGIIIVEIPLLFETKSEKKFDFILVVSASPEIIKERLKEKFSSKEVELRWRNQIPLIYKEKNANFVIDNSGTISQTEKIVKEIIKKIISQ